A stretch of Aureispira sp. CCB-E DNA encodes these proteins:
- a CDS encoding DUF3467 domain-containing protein encodes MNDHQPKQNEINIELSEETAEGVYANLSIISHSNSEFVLDFIRLVPNVPKAKVKSRVIMTPQQTKRLMYALRENLKRYEAANGPIKDVDLNTNPFPMNFNTPKGQA; translated from the coding sequence ATGAACGATCATCAACCAAAACAAAACGAAATTAATATTGAATTATCTGAAGAAACAGCAGAAGGTGTTTATGCAAATTTGAGTATCATTTCTCATTCTAATTCTGAATTTGTTCTAGATTTCATTCGTTTGGTTCCTAATGTTCCAAAAGCAAAGGTCAAATCTAGAGTTATCATGACACCTCAACAAACCAAGCGTTTGATGTATGCCTTGAGAGAAAATCTAAAACGCTATGAAGCTGCCAACGGACCTATTAAAGATGTAGATCTGAATACCAATCCATTTCCAATGAATTTCAATACTCCAAAAGGACAAGCTTAA